The Mercenaria mercenaria strain notata chromosome 8, MADL_Memer_1, whole genome shotgun sequence genome has a segment encoding these proteins:
- the LOC123565767 gene encoding zonadhesin-like, producing MLPKMIRFLTICCLILFVNGQRFEGMPPEIQRVIGREIRGNGNGEFIALGGAGIGERHSNGLRDGWDGNPATRGMQAGMQVGFQQDPNFMQGGFIQDGGMMHGGGGGMMHGGGGGMMHGGGGMMQDGFLQDGGMMQDGRMMQTGPTMQGGFSQIVDPIVASGRQESFVPLSSVSGGYNILNRYGRRHHPKKNVKQTHPKKPIIHPKKPIIHPKRPVIHPKKPIIHPKKPTSYPKKPIIHPKRPIIHPKRPIIHPKKPIIHPKRPIIHPKRPIIHPKKPIIHPKRPNIYPKKPIIHPKRPIIHPKRPIIHPKKPIIHPKRPIIPHKRPNIYPKKPVIHPKKPSIYPKKPSIYPKKPVSYGGYGRRRTFGGY from the exons ATGCTTCCAAAGATGATTCGGTTTCTAACGATTTGTTGTCTCATCCTGTTTGTAAACGGCCAACGTTTCGAAG GAATGCCGCCGGAAATTCAACGTGTTATAGGTCGTGAAATCCGCGGAAATGGTAATGGCGAATTCATCGCGCTAGGTGGCGCAGGTATTGGTGAACGTCATAGTAACGGTTTACGTGATGGCTGGGACGGAAACCCAGCTACTCGAGGAATGCAAGCGGGCATGCAAGTCGGCTTCCAGCAGGATCCTAATTTTATGCAGGGCGGTTTTATACAGGATGGTGGTATGATGCACGGCGGCGGCGGCGGTATGATGCACGGCGGCGGCGGCGGTATGATGCACGGCGGCGGCGGTATGATGCAAGATGGCTTTTTACAGGATGGGGGCATGATGCAAGACGGAAGAATGATGCAGACAGGGCCGACAATGCAAGGAGGCTTTTCGCAGATTGTTGATCCGATTGTTGCTTCCGGTCGTCAAGAAAGCTTTGTGCCTCTCAGCTCCGTTTCCGGTGGATATAATATTCTAAACAGATACGGCAGACGACATCACCCGAAGAAAAACGTTAAGCAAACTCACCCAAAGAAACCAATTATCCATCCAAAAAAGCCGATAATTCACCCTAAACGACCAGTCATTCATCCAAAGAAACCAATTATTCACCCCAAAAAACCAACAAGTTACCCAAAAAAACCAATTATTCATCCAAAAAGGCCAATAATTCATCCTAAAAGACCAATTATCCACCCAAAGAAACCAATTATTCATCCAAAAAGACCGATAATTCACCCTAAAAGACCAATTATCCACCCAAAGAAACCAATTATTCATCCCAAAAGACCAAACATTTACCCAAAGAAACCAATTATTCATCCAAAAAGGCCAATAATTCATCCTAAAAGACCAATTATCCACCCAAAGAAACCAATTATTCATCCCAAAAGGCCAATAATTCCTCATAAAAGACCAAATATTTACCCAAAGAAACCAGTAATTCACCCAAAGAAACCATCTATTTACCCGAAGAAACCATCCATTTACCCAAAGAAACCGGTTAGCTATGGCGGATACGGACGAAGAAGGACATTCg gtGGATACTAA